From Rhodamnia argentea isolate NSW1041297 chromosome 10, ASM2092103v1, whole genome shotgun sequence, a single genomic window includes:
- the LOC115730888 gene encoding calcium-dependent protein kinase 32-like, which translates to MGNCCVTPQVDGDEKRGKKKNPFAIDYGVNYNVNGGSHKLAVLKDPTGTDIGLRYELGRELGRGEFGITYLCTVRETGEELACKSILKKKLRTAVDIEDVRREVAIMKHLPQHPNIVTLKDTYEDDNAVHLVMELCEGGELFDRIVARGHYTERAAAAVIKTIVEVIQVCHKHGVMHRDLKPENFLFANKKETSPLKAIDFGLSMFFDPGQKFSEIVGSPYYMAPEVLRRDYGPEVDVWSAGVILYILLCGVPPFWAETEQGIAQAIIRSVVDFKRDPWPKVSANAKDLVKKMLDPDPKRRLSAQEVLDHTWVQNAKRAPNVNLGETVRARLKQFSVMNKLKKRALKVIAEHLSVEEVAGIKEGFQLMDTGNKGKINIDELRVGLYKLGHQIPDTDLQILMDAGDVDRDGYLDYGEFVAISVHLRKMGNEDHLQKAFELFDQNQSGYIEVEELRDALADEVDTSEEVVSAIMQDVDTDKDGRISYEEFAAMMKAGTDWRKASRQYSRERFNNLSLNLIRDGSLQVNEAKMS; encoded by the exons ATGGGGAACTGCTGCGTCACGCCCCAGGTCGACGGCGACGAGAAGCGGGGCAAGAAGAAAAACCCCTTCGCCATCGACTACGGCGTCAATTACAACGTCAACGGCGGCAGCCACAAGCTCGCCGTCCTGAAGGATCCGACCGGGACCGACATCGGGCTCCGGTACGAGCTTGGCCGGGAGCTCGGGCGCGGTGAGTTCGGCATCACGTACCTGTGCACGGTCAGGGAGACCGGCGAGGAGCTCGCGTGCAAGTCGATACTGAAGAAGAAGCTGAGGACAGCTGTGGACATCGAGGATGTGAGGAGGGAGGTGGCGATCATGAAGCACTTGCCTCAGCACCCCAACATCGTGACCTTGAAAGACACGTACGAGGACGACAACGCCGTGCATTTGGTGATGGAGTTGTGCGAAGGTGGGGAGTTGTTCGATCGGATCGTTGCCAGGGGACACTACACGGAGCGTGCTGCCGCTGCGGTGATCAAGACGATCGTCGAAGTTATCCAG GTTTGCCACAAGCATGGGGTGATGCATCGGGATCTTAAGCCTGAGAATTTCTTGTTTGCAAACAAGAAGGAAACATCACCTTTGAAGGCAATTGATTTTGGGCTGTCGATGTTCTTTGATCCTG GTCAAAAATTCAGCGAGATAGTTGGAAGTCCATACTACATGGCTCCAGAGGTGCTTAGAAGGGATTATGGCCCAGAAGTGGATGTCTGGAGTGCTGGAGTGATCCTTTATATTTTGCTTTGTGGTGTCCCACCTTTTTGGGCAG AGACGGAACAAGGAATTGCCCAAGCTATTATCAGGTCGGTTGTGGATTTCAAGAGGGACCCTTGGCCAAAAGTTTCAGCTAATGCAAAAGAccttgtgaagaaaatgctggATCCTGACCCGAAGAGGCGCCTTTCAGCTCAGGAAGTGCTAG ATCATACTTGGGTACAAAATGCAAAGAGGGCTCCAAATGTTAATTTGGGTGAGACTGTGAGGGCAAGGCTCAAGCAATTCTCTGTGATGAATAAGCTCAAGAAACGAGCTCTGAAG GTAATAGCTGAGCATTTGTCTGTGGAGGAAGTTGCTGGCATAAAGGAGGGATTTCAATTGATGGACACAGGCAATAAGGGCAAGATAAACATTGACGAGCTACGAGTTGGTCTGTACAAGCTTGGTCATCAGATCCCTGATACAGATCTTCAAATTCTAATGGACGCC GGTGATGTTGACCGGGATGGATATCTTGACTACGGAGAATTCGTTGCTATATCTGTTCACTTGAGAAAGATGGGCAATGAAGATCATCTGCAAAAGGCATTTGAGTTGTTTGATCAGAACCAAAGTGGATACATAGAGGTTGAAGAATTGAGGGATGCCTTGGCTGATGAAGTTGATACCAGTGAAGAAGTTGTTAGTGCCATCATGCAAGATGTAGATACGGACAAG GATGGGCGTATCAGTTACGAGGAGTTTGCTGCGATGATGAAGGCCGGCACAGATTGGAGAAAAGCATCGAGGCAGTACTCAAGAGAGCGGTTCAACAATCTCAGCTTGAATTTGATCAGAGATGGATCATTGCAAGTAAACGAGGCAAAGATGAGTTGA
- the LOC115730861 gene encoding probable galactinol--sucrose galactosyltransferase 2 produces MTVTPKISINDGDLVVHGKTILTGVPDNIVVTPGSGVGLVAGAFIGATASHSKSLHVFPVGVLEDLRFMCCFRFKLWWMTQRMGTSGRDIPLETQFMLVESKVNTETGEQGDPSTIYTVFLPLLEGPFRAVLQGNDKNELEVCLESGDSAVETNQGLYLVYMHAGTNPFEVINQAVKGVEKHMQTFLHREKKRLPSFLDWFGWCTWDAFYTDVTAEGVDEGLRSLSEGGTPPRFLIIDDGWQQIENKAKEESASIVQEGAQFASRLTGIKENSKFQKNGQNSEQVSGLKHVVDEAKQHRNVKFVYVWHALAGYWGGVKPAAAGMEHYDTALAYPVQSPGVLGNQPDIVMDSLSVHGLGLVHPKKVFNFYNELHAYLASCGVDGVKVDVQNIIETLGAGHGGRVSLTRSYNQALEASIGRNFPDNGCIACMCHNTDGIYSAKQTAIVRASDDFYPRDPASHTIHISSVAYNTLFLGEFMQPDWDMFHSLHPAAEYHGAARAVGGCAIYVSDKPGNHNFELLKKLVLPDGSVLRAQLPGRPTRDCLFVDPARDGISLLKIWNLNKCTGVVGVFNCQGAGWCKVVKKTRIHDESPGTLTGSVRATDVDLISQVASPNWNGEAIVYCYRSGEVIRLPKGASVPVTLKVLEYELFHFCPLKEIASNISFAPIGLLNMFNSGGAVEQFDIHMASDKKPELFDGEASSELTTSLSGNRSPTATIALKVRGCGRFGAYSSQRPLKCTVGSVETEFVYDSATGLLTVNLPIPEEEMYRWPVEIQV; encoded by the exons ATGAcggtgacaccaaaaatctccaTCAATGACGGGGACCTTGTGGTTCACGGAAAAACCATACTCACAGGGGTGCCGGACAACATTGTGGTGACTCCAGGTTCTGGAGTTGGGCTTGTTGCTGGTGCATTCATTGGGGCTACAGCCTCTCACAGCAAGAGCCTTCATGTTTTCCCTGTTGGTGTTTTAGA GGATCTTCGGTTCATGTGCTGCTTCCGGTTCAAGCTCTGGTGGATGACTCAGAGAATGGGAACAAGTGGGAGAGACATCCCGCTTGAGACCCAATTTATGCTCGTAGAGAGCAAAGTCAACACAGAAACAGGGGAGCAGGGTGATCCATCGACCATTTATACAGTCTTCCTCCCTctccttgaaggcccattccgTGCTGTTCTTCAAGGCAATGACAAGAACGAGCTAGAGGTCTGCCTTGAGAGTG GAGATAGTGCTGTTGAAACGAACCAAGGTCTCTACCTTGTCTATATGCATGCCGGGACTAACCCCTTTGAAGTTATCAATCAGGCTGTGAA GGGTGTTGAGAAACACATGCAAACTTTCCTTCATCGAGAGAAAAAAAGG TTGCCTTCTTTCCTTGACTGGTTTGGTTGGTGCACATGGGATGCGTTCTATACTGACGTCACAGCAGAGGGAGTTGATGAAGGCCTTAGGAG CCTATCTGAGGGAGGGACACCTCCAAGATTCCTTATCATTGATGATGGTTGGCAGCAGATTGAAAACAAAGCCAAGGAGGAAAGTGCTTCCATTGTACAAGAAGGAGCACA GTTCGCTAGCAGGCTGACTGGCAttaaagaaaactcaaaattcCAGAAAAATGGCCAGAATAGCGAACAGGTCTCAGGATTGAAACATGTCGTTGATGAAGCCAAGCAGCATCGCAATGTCAA GTTTGTCTATGTATGGCATGCTCTTGCCGGTTACTGGGGCGGAGTAAAGCCAGCTGCTGCTGGCATGGAACACTATGACACTGCTCTGGCATATCCAGTCCAGTCCCCAGGTGTACTTGGCAACCAGCCAGACATTGTCATGGACAGTCTCTCTGTTCATGGCCTGGGTCTGGTGCATCCAAAGAAGGTATTCAACTTCTACAACGAGCTTCATGCCTACTTGGCTTCATGTGGAGTTGACGGAGTGAAAGTAGATGTTCAGAACATCATCGAGACTCTAGGCGCTGGTCATGGGGGAAGAGTGTCTCTTACCCGCAGCTACAACCAAGCCCTTGAGGCTTCCATTGGTCGAAACTTTCCCGACAATGGATGCATTGCTTGCATGTGCCACAATACAGATGGGATTTATAGTGCCAAGCAGACTGCTATTGTGAGAGCTTCTGATGACTTTTACCCCAGGGATCCCGCGTCCCACACCATACATATTTCGTCTGTGGCTTATAACACGCTTTTCCTTGGAGAGTTTATGCAACCTGACTGGGATATGTTCCAT agtCTTCATCCAGCAGCAGAATACCATGGTGCTGCTCGTGCTGTTGGAGGCTGCGCAATATACGTGAG TGACAAGCCAGGCAACCACAACTTTGAGCTTTTGAAGAAGCTTGTCTTACCAGATGGATCCGTTCTACGTGCACAATTGCCTGGTAGGCCTACACGTGATTGTCTCTTCGTTGATCCAGCGCGGGATGGAATCAGTTTGCTCAAGATATGGAACTTGAATAAATGCACCGGAGTGGTCGGAGTATTCAACTGCCAAGGTGCTGGCTGGTGCAAGGTTGTAAAGAAAACTCGCATACATGATGAATCACCTGGTACCCTCACAGGCTCTGTCCGTGCCACGGATGTTGACCTCATTTCCCAAGTGGCCAGTCCGAATTGGAATGGAGAGGCTATCGTTTATTGCTACAGATCAG GGGAGGTGATTCGGCTGCCGAAAGGTGCTTCCGTCCCTGTTACTCTCAAGGTTCTAGAGTATGAGCTTTTCCACTTCTGTCCACTGAAG GAAATTGCATCTAACATCTCTTTTGCTCCAATTGGCCTGCTCAACATGTTCAACTCTGGTGGTGCCGTCGAGCAATTCGACATCCACATGGCTTCTGACAAGAAACCGGAGCTTTTTGATGGGGAAGCTTCTTCAGAGTTGACCACTTCCCTCAGCGGGAACCGTTCTCCTACTGCGACGATCGCACTCAAAGTGAGGGGATGTGGACGATTCGGCGCCTACTCTTCTCAGCGGCCATTGAAATGCACCGTGGGCAGCGTTGAGACAGAGTTTGTCTATGACTCGGCCACGGGTCTGTTGACGGTGAACCTCCCCATCCCGGAAGAAGAGATGTACAGATGGCCGGTGGAGATTCAAGTTTAA